The Salinispora tropica CNB-440 genome has a window encoding:
- a CDS encoding MOSC domain-containing protein, whose amino-acid sequence MGSILSVNLAVPEHSTAKRVGVTGINKQPVDRPVPVRAPGPKTTGLHSGLVGDQIFDIENHGGDDQAVYAYAREDYDWWEARLDRVLPGGIFGENLTTVGVDVNGAVIGETWRIGDSLELQPTFGRVPCATFQAKMAEPQWVKTFTRENRPGTYLRVVKPGEVQAGDSVSVVDRPAHGITIAAVFHAYLNEPELLPALTEVEDLPDSLRQLLRRRSRS is encoded by the coding sequence ATGGGCAGCATCCTCTCGGTCAACCTGGCGGTCCCGGAACACAGCACCGCGAAGCGAGTCGGGGTCACCGGCATCAACAAGCAGCCAGTGGACAGGCCTGTGCCGGTCCGTGCTCCCGGACCGAAAACCACCGGTCTCCACAGTGGCCTGGTAGGCGACCAGATCTTCGACATCGAGAACCACGGCGGTGACGACCAGGCCGTGTACGCGTACGCCCGCGAGGACTACGACTGGTGGGAAGCCCGACTTGACCGCGTGCTTCCGGGCGGGATCTTCGGCGAGAACCTGACCACGGTTGGCGTTGATGTCAACGGCGCGGTCATCGGCGAGACCTGGCGCATCGGCGACAGTCTGGAACTTCAGCCGACGTTTGGTCGTGTTCCGTGCGCCACTTTCCAGGCCAAGATGGCCGAGCCGCAGTGGGTGAAGACGTTCACCCGGGAAAACCGGCCTGGCACCTATCTGCGCGTCGTCAAGCCGGGAGAGGTGCAAGCCGGAGATTCCGTTTCTGTCGTCGACCGGCCGGCCCACGGCATAACAATCGCGGCGGTCTTCCACGCCTACCTGAACGAGCCGGAGCTACTGCCCGCCCTGACCGAGGTCGAGGACCTACCCGACAGCTTACGACAGCTACTGCGTCGTCGTTCGCGCAGCTGA
- a CDS encoding RNA polymerase sigma factor gives MTAADVQEPPGPPEDDLAARFRSGDEAALREAYDRFGRAVLHLAVSTLSNRSDAEDVTQATFVAAWLGRDTFDPTKGSLIGWLLGIGRRKVIDRMRATAREHRVVETVRQLPDPTPSRSDPDTVVDRLVVADELARLPGEQRRMLELAFFDDLTHHQIATMTGVPLGTVKSHIRRGMQCLKRRWEVDGATHGPRPAGLSGAR, from the coding sequence TTGACGGCGGCGGACGTCCAGGAGCCCCCGGGCCCACCGGAGGACGATCTGGCTGCCCGCTTCCGCTCCGGCGATGAGGCGGCGCTGCGAGAGGCGTACGACCGGTTTGGTCGAGCGGTGCTGCACCTGGCCGTGAGCACGCTGTCGAACCGCAGCGATGCCGAGGATGTGACGCAGGCGACGTTCGTAGCCGCATGGCTGGGGCGGGACACCTTCGACCCGACGAAGGGGTCGCTGATCGGCTGGCTGCTCGGCATCGGTCGGCGAAAGGTGATCGATCGAATGCGGGCTACCGCCCGGGAGCACCGGGTGGTCGAGACGGTTCGTCAGCTTCCTGACCCCACCCCGAGTCGCTCGGACCCAGACACTGTGGTCGATCGACTGGTGGTGGCCGACGAGCTGGCGCGTCTCCCCGGCGAGCAACGACGCATGCTGGAGTTGGCGTTCTTCGACGACCTGACCCACCATCAGATAGCGACCATGACCGGCGTGCCACTCGGCACGGTGAAGAGTCACATCCGGCGCGGCATGCAGTGCCTGAAACGCAGATGGGAGGTGGACGGTGCAACACATGGACCACGACCGGCTGGTCTTTCTGGCGCTCGGTGA
- a CDS encoding HAD family hydrolase, which translates to MIEAVLWDVDDTLFDFSGSDRRALSQHFQAEGLSASATSFERWQRATEAAYGRLAAGELTYEECQRQRVSGFLGRTPDDVEADAWLRRYTALFEHAWTAFPDVTAALAALPHRHGILSNSSTTHQERRLTALGLRHHFEVLLCSDRLARAKPDPSAFLAGCGSLGLPPEAVAYVGDQLDTDAVAARDAGLVGIWLDRARSTVPVPVGVHRIPSLADLPRLLASLSG; encoded by the coding sequence GTGATCGAGGCGGTGTTGTGGGACGTCGACGACACCCTCTTCGACTTCTCTGGCTCGGACCGGCGGGCGTTGTCGCAGCACTTCCAGGCGGAGGGTCTATCCGCCTCAGCGACGTCGTTCGAGCGTTGGCAGCGGGCCACCGAGGCTGCCTACGGTCGGTTGGCTGCTGGGGAGCTTACGTACGAGGAGTGTCAGCGACAGCGGGTCAGTGGGTTCCTGGGGCGGACGCCGGACGACGTGGAGGCGGACGCGTGGCTCCGGCGCTACACCGCGCTGTTCGAGCACGCGTGGACGGCGTTCCCGGACGTCACGGCGGCCCTTGCGGCGCTGCCGCACCGGCACGGGATCCTGTCCAACTCCAGCACCACGCATCAGGAGCGCAGACTGACCGCCCTGGGATTGCGGCACCACTTCGAGGTGCTGCTGTGTTCGGACCGACTTGCCCGGGCGAAGCCGGATCCCTCGGCGTTCCTGGCCGGCTGCGGATCCCTCGGGTTGCCGCCGGAAGCGGTCGCCTACGTGGGTGACCAGTTGGACACGGACGCAGTGGCCGCTCGCGACGCGGGACTGGTCGGAATCTGGCTGGATCGCGCACGATCCACAGTGCCGGTGCCGGTGGGTGTGCACCGGATCCCGAGCCTCGCTGATCTCCCCCGGCTGCTTGCCTCGCTGAGTGGATGA
- a CDS encoding GNAT family N-acetyltransferase: MDLFLSYLDFYQRPNTRPAAVGFLRARQARQESILYVARAEEGPIGFSQVYPTFSSVSLASVWTLNDLFVAPQARGSGVGRALVDRVISDAEAAGVIRVALATAEDNTSAQALYESAGFTTGHPVRHYLKRTC, from the coding sequence ATCGATCTGTTTCTCAGTTACCTCGACTTCTACCAGCGGCCGAACACTCGCCCGGCGGCGGTGGGATTCCTGCGTGCCCGACAGGCACGCCAGGAGTCCATCCTCTACGTCGCACGGGCCGAGGAGGGCCCGATTGGGTTCAGTCAGGTGTACCCCACATTCTCGTCCGTCTCGTTGGCTTCGGTGTGGACCCTCAACGACCTCTTTGTCGCGCCCCAGGCGCGCGGTTCAGGAGTAGGGCGCGCACTGGTCGACCGGGTCATCTCGGATGCGGAGGCTGCCGGCGTGATCCGGGTAGCGCTCGCCACCGCGGAAGACAACACGTCGGCGCAGGCCCTGTACGAATCCGCGGGATTCACCACCGGGCACCCGGTGCGCCACTACCTCAAGCGGACATGTTGA
- a CDS encoding ADP-ribosylglycohydrolase family protein, producing the protein MRELMVPTAASGCLFGLAYGDALGGPTEFMSVPDIRARYGPGGPRELAGDPAPVTDDTQLTLAVGMALVSAPMPTAKVLEPLLRERFVQWAASPDNNRAPGMTCLRACGDLALGKPWIHATVIESKGCGANMRVAPVGLVADYDLDTLAGVAQLQAAMTHGHPTALAASELTAYAVRLLRDGAELPALPALLQARAHDQRTVYRDEWLGVLWQQAGVAHPADYLARGWDECRHVLDRLDLALTSADDGADACRLTGAGWIAEEALATALFCAIRHADDPVSALARAATTSGDSDSIACLTGAFLGAAFGMAVWPESWRDQIEYAGELAAMGEAWD; encoded by the coding sequence ATGCGAGAGCTGATGGTGCCGACCGCAGCGTCCGGGTGTCTGTTCGGGCTGGCCTATGGTGACGCGTTGGGCGGACCGACCGAGTTCATGTCGGTCCCGGACATCCGTGCCCGCTACGGGCCCGGCGGCCCGCGCGAGTTGGCGGGCGACCCCGCACCGGTTACCGACGACACCCAGCTGACCCTGGCGGTCGGGATGGCGCTGGTGAGTGCGCCCATGCCGACAGCCAAGGTGCTGGAGCCGCTGCTTCGGGAGCGGTTCGTGCAGTGGGCGGCGAGTCCCGACAACAACCGCGCACCCGGAATGACCTGCCTGCGTGCCTGCGGGGACCTTGCCCTCGGCAAGCCGTGGATCCACGCCACGGTGATCGAGTCCAAGGGCTGTGGCGCGAACATGCGGGTCGCGCCGGTCGGACTCGTCGCCGACTACGACCTGGACACCCTCGCCGGGGTGGCGCAGTTGCAGGCCGCGATGACCCATGGGCATCCCACCGCGCTCGCGGCCAGTGAGCTGACGGCATACGCCGTACGGCTGCTTCGCGACGGTGCGGAGCTGCCAGCCCTGCCCGCGTTGCTGCAAGCCCGGGCCCACGACCAGCGCACCGTCTACCGCGACGAGTGGTTGGGTGTGCTGTGGCAGCAGGCCGGCGTCGCTCACCCCGCCGACTACCTTGCCCGAGGTTGGGACGAGTGCCGGCACGTACTCGATCGGCTCGATCTCGCGCTCACCTCCGCCGACGACGGCGCGGACGCCTGCCGGCTCACCGGTGCCGGTTGGATCGCCGAAGAGGCCCTGGCCACGGCACTCTTCTGCGCGATTCGGCATGCCGACGATCCGGTATCCGCCCTGGCCCGCGCCGCTACCACCTCCGGGGACTCCGACTCCATCGCCTGTCTGACCGGCGCATTCCTCGGTGCCGCCTTCGGAATGGCCGTGTGGCCCGAGTCCTGGCGTGATCAGATCGAGTACGCGGGTGAACTCGCCGCGATGGGCGAAGCCTGGGACTGA
- a CDS encoding DUF5999 family protein, which produces MHTVDLAPRSRPNANTTCTHQPTCPAASAVDHEAARIIASHPEQGWSLRCNGVIVFDDTGELMPDNSPVAPHRGPARHWERHSGV; this is translated from the coding sequence ATGCACACCGTCGACCTCGCCCCCCGATCTCGGCCCAACGCCAACACCACGTGCACCCACCAGCCGACGTGTCCCGCCGCGAGCGCGGTCGACCACGAGGCGGCGCGCATCATCGCCTCCCATCCGGAGCAGGGCTGGAGCCTGCGCTGCAACGGCGTGATCGTCTTCGACGACACCGGTGAGTTGATGCCCGACAACAGCCCGGTAGCGCCGCATCGCGGTCCGGCTCGGCACTGGGAGAGGCACAGCGGAGTCTGA
- a CDS encoding biotin transporter BioY, with protein MADGLVMTSGQRIGVLADAWGGSLAREVALVVGGAALVGAAAQVSVTIPGSPVPVTGQTFAVLLAGTALGSARGVASMLLYVVAGVLGVPWFADGTHGWPSVTAGYLLGFVVAAAVVGRLASAGADRRPWRMFGLMVFGNVVIYAVGVPWLMVAVGMDVPTALLLGLVPFLLGDLLKALLAAGLLPGLRRLVRLP; from the coding sequence ATGGCAGACGGATTGGTGATGACCTCCGGCCAGCGGATCGGGGTGCTGGCCGATGCGTGGGGTGGGTCCCTGGCGCGGGAGGTCGCCCTGGTCGTCGGTGGGGCCGCTCTCGTCGGTGCCGCCGCGCAGGTGTCGGTGACGATTCCCGGGTCTCCGGTCCCCGTCACCGGGCAGACCTTCGCGGTGCTTCTGGCCGGGACGGCGCTCGGGTCGGCCCGCGGGGTGGCGAGCATGCTGTTGTACGTGGTGGCGGGGGTGTTGGGGGTGCCGTGGTTTGCCGACGGCACGCACGGTTGGCCGTCGGTGACCGCGGGTTACCTGCTGGGCTTTGTGGTGGCCGCGGCGGTTGTCGGCCGGCTGGCCTCGGCCGGGGCGGACCGGCGGCCATGGCGCATGTTCGGGCTGATGGTGTTCGGGAACGTGGTGATCTATGCGGTTGGTGTTCCCTGGCTGATGGTTGCTGTCGGGATGGACGTGCCGACCGCGCTCCTGCTGGGCCTCGTTCCGTTCCTGCTGGGCGACCTTCTCAAGGCCCTGCTCGCTGCTGGTCTGCTACCTGGCTTGCGGCGCCTGGTACGGCTCCCGTAA
- a CDS encoding GNAT family N-acetyltransferase, whose amino-acid sequence MSFELQPVLTSDLIAVRPLRPADFDELFAVAADPLLWEQHPQPDRHQKDIFRAFFLDALASGGALAVVDTKDLRLIGSSRYHGYSLDRREVEIGWTFLARSHWGGVYNKELKRLMLDHAFRFVDTVIFLVGPANLRSRRAVEKLGGVLAEPGQNRAGAPHVRYRIEAVRWWGEREGAGGPSGVGSLG is encoded by the coding sequence GTGTCGTTTGAACTCCAGCCCGTCCTGACCAGCGACCTGATTGCCGTACGGCCACTGCGGCCGGCGGATTTCGATGAGCTGTTCGCTGTCGCCGCTGACCCGCTGTTGTGGGAACAGCATCCGCAGCCAGACCGGCACCAAAAGGATATTTTTCGTGCCTTCTTCCTGGATGCTCTCGCCTCCGGAGGCGCGTTGGCAGTGGTCGACACCAAGGACCTCCGTCTGATCGGATCATCTCGATATCACGGCTATAGCCTGGATCGTCGCGAGGTCGAAATTGGTTGGACCTTTCTCGCGCGTTCCCACTGGGGTGGGGTTTACAACAAGGAGCTCAAGCGGCTCATGCTGGATCACGCTTTTCGGTTCGTCGATACCGTCATTTTTCTTGTCGGTCCGGCGAATCTTCGTTCTCGGCGCGCGGTGGAGAAGCTCGGCGGGGTCCTGGCCGAGCCCGGCCAGAACAGGGCTGGTGCGCCTCACGTGCGCTACCGGATTGAGGCCGTTAGGTGGTGGGGTGAGCGTGAAGGTGCCGGCGGACCGAGCGGCGTCGGAAGTCTGGGCTGA
- a CDS encoding class F sortase: protein MTVRNRGALAAVAAGAAALAVAALVAYTFRPAADVGADEVAALASTSPSTAGSRSQVPVNTGDLPTGTEVVPPVGLRIPTIGVTATVNAVGINPQTSEFEVPPSVDQVGWYRYGPGLEAPAGSVVIAGHVDSSTQGEGAFFRLKELDQGDTLTVTGSDGQERDYRVIAREEYQKTTIPLDRYFARDGDQRLTLITCGGPFDADARRYRDNLVVTAVPA from the coding sequence GTGACGGTGCGCAACCGCGGGGCGCTGGCGGCGGTGGCCGCCGGCGCCGCCGCCCTCGCCGTCGCCGCGCTGGTCGCCTACACCTTCCGGCCCGCGGCGGACGTCGGCGCGGATGAGGTGGCTGCCCTCGCCAGTACCTCTCCCTCCACTGCTGGCAGCCGATCGCAGGTGCCGGTGAACACGGGTGACCTGCCGACCGGCACGGAGGTTGTTCCGCCGGTCGGCCTGCGGATTCCGACGATCGGAGTGACCGCCACCGTGAACGCCGTCGGCATCAACCCACAGACCAGTGAGTTCGAAGTGCCGCCGAGCGTCGACCAGGTCGGCTGGTACCGCTACGGCCCGGGGCTGGAGGCGCCGGCGGGCTCCGTGGTGATCGCCGGTCACGTCGACAGCTCCACTCAGGGCGAAGGCGCGTTCTTCCGGCTCAAGGAGTTGGACCAGGGCGACACGCTGACGGTGACCGGCAGCGACGGCCAGGAACGCGACTACCGCGTGATCGCCCGGGAGGAGTACCAGAAGACCACAATTCCGCTGGACCGGTACTTCGCCCGTGACGGCGACCAACGCCTGACCCTCATAACCTGCGGCGGGCCATTCGACGCCGATGCCCGCCGGTATCGCGACAACCTCGTGGTCACCGCGGTACCGGCATAA
- a CDS encoding DUF4397 domain-containing protein, with translation MQLSYFRRVAAGGAVAALTFVGVGALTATPAYAATADVSVVHGIPDTPVDVYVNGEKTLDNFAPGEVAGPLELKEGAYDIALTKPGEPVDSAILTVDDAQVPGGANISIAAHLDASGQPKITPFVNDTSKVEAGKSRLIVRHTAAAPAVDVRAGGTPVFTELTNPNEAKADVDAGSVSADVVLAGTETVAIGPADLDLSEGTATIVYAIGSADASNLEVVAQTITGLHSAPAGVPSGNGGQADTGTSTWLYLLAGTGALLLVGGGARVAIARRTSR, from the coding sequence ATGCAGCTCTCATACTTTCGCCGGGTCGCCGCGGGCGGCGCGGTCGCCGCGCTGACGTTCGTCGGAGTCGGCGCACTCACCGCGACCCCGGCTTACGCGGCGACGGCCGATGTCTCGGTGGTCCACGGCATCCCGGACACCCCGGTTGACGTGTACGTCAATGGGGAGAAGACGCTGGACAACTTCGCTCCCGGTGAGGTAGCGGGCCCGCTGGAACTGAAGGAGGGCGCGTACGACATCGCCCTGACCAAGCCGGGTGAGCCGGTGGACAGCGCGATCCTCACGGTCGATGACGCCCAGGTTCCGGGCGGAGCCAACATCAGCATCGCCGCCCACCTGGACGCCAGCGGCCAGCCGAAGATCACGCCGTTCGTCAACGACACGTCGAAGGTGGAGGCCGGCAAGTCCCGGCTGATCGTCCGGCACACCGCCGCCGCTCCGGCGGTGGACGTACGGGCCGGCGGCACTCCGGTCTTCACGGAGCTGACGAACCCGAACGAGGCCAAGGCGGATGTGGACGCGGGCAGCGTCAGCGCTGACGTCGTGCTCGCCGGCACCGAGACCGTCGCGATCGGCCCGGCGGACCTGGACCTGAGCGAGGGCACCGCGACGATCGTCTACGCGATCGGCTCGGCCGACGCGAGCAACCTCGAGGTCGTGGCGCAGACGATCACCGGCCTGCACTCGGCTCCGGCGGGGGTCCCCAGCGGCAACGGCGGCCAGGCCGACACGGGCACGAGCACCTGGCTGTACCTGCTGGCCGGCACCGGTGCCCTCCTGCTGGTCGGCGGGGGTGCTCGGGTCGCGATCGCCCGGAGGACCAGCCGGTGA
- a CDS encoding nitroreductase family deazaflavin-dependent oxidoreductase produces MNDWNDRIIKEFRDNGGQVGGQFAGAPLLLLHTVGAKSGQPRLNPMMYQKVDNGYAVFASKAGAPSHPDWYHNLRTHPRVKAEIGTDTIDLVARVAAGDERERIWTAQKTAYPGFAEYEAKTTREIPVVVLEAAP; encoded by the coding sequence ATGAACGACTGGAACGACAGAATCATCAAAGAGTTCCGCGACAACGGCGGGCAGGTCGGCGGCCAGTTCGCAGGCGCGCCACTCCTCCTGTTGCACACCGTGGGTGCCAAGAGCGGCCAGCCTCGCTTGAACCCGATGATGTACCAGAAGGTGGACAACGGCTACGCCGTGTTCGCCTCCAAGGCCGGTGCCCCCAGCCACCCCGACTGGTACCACAACCTGCGCACCCACCCGCGCGTCAAGGCGGAGATCGGCACGGACACGATCGACCTGGTGGCCAGAGTCGCCGCCGGTGACGAGCGGGAGCGGATCTGGACCGCGCAGAAGACCGCCTATCCGGGCTTCGCGGAATACGAAGCCAAGACCACCCGCGAAATCCCCGTCGTCGTACTGGAAGCTGCGCCGTAG
- a CDS encoding GNAT family N-acetyltransferase, translating to MPELSLPTVRVHQSFVAAMAEFRAEGRGSADDQSMIGSELRTFTRRWSTPAGFATYVDWVRNQTLEDSPRPDGHVPSTTLWWIQDDTYLGRLAIRHRLTPYLREVAGHIGYDVRPTGRHQGHATAMLAAALPVAYHLDIRSALVTCDVDNVASRKVIERNGGVFADQRNGKLRFWVPTA from the coding sequence ATGCCCGAACTGAGCCTGCCCACCGTACGGGTACACCAATCGTTCGTCGCCGCCATGGCCGAGTTCCGCGCCGAGGGACGCGGCAGCGCGGATGATCAGAGCATGATCGGGTCTGAGCTGCGCACGTTCACGCGCCGCTGGTCGACTCCCGCCGGATTCGCCACGTACGTCGACTGGGTACGGAACCAGACTCTCGAGGATTCACCGCGCCCGGACGGGCACGTGCCGTCGACGACGCTGTGGTGGATCCAGGACGACACCTACCTCGGTCGCCTCGCGATTCGACATCGCCTGACCCCGTACCTGCGGGAGGTCGCCGGTCACATCGGCTACGACGTGCGCCCAACCGGCCGGCACCAGGGCCACGCCACCGCGATGCTGGCTGCCGCACTACCCGTGGCGTACCACCTGGACATCAGGTCTGCCCTGGTGACGTGCGACGTGGACAACGTCGCATCCCGAAAGGTGATCGAGCGCAACGGCGGAGTCTTCGCGGACCAACGCAACGGGAAGCTTCGGTTTTGGGTCCCGACCGCGTGA